In Chitinophagaceae bacterium, the DNA window ACAACACCATCTATCTCGTTTGATATTAATAATGTACTTCAACGCATTGTTAAAACAGGCACACTTTCGCTGGGTGCACTTGTGTTGAATGATAAAGCCGGAGCAGGCGACTTGTCAAATCTTACCATTGCCGGCTCTATTGCGTATCAGCGTCCTTTGAATGCCAGTCGTAAATTAAATCTTTCCATTGGCGTACAGCCCGGATACGTTCAGAAGAAAGTTGATTTTTCAAAGCTCACTTTTGAAAATCAGTTTGACGGACAGGTTTTTAATAATACGTTATCAAGCAATGAAAACTACGTTGATAAATTCGGTTATTTTGATTTGAACGCAGGTGTTTATCTGACCTATGATTTCGGAAAAAATTCAGGTGTTTTCCTTGGAGGTTCTTTCTTTCATCTTATTCCACCCAAAGAATCGTTTCTTAACAGCGATAACAAGTTGGGAATGCGCATAGTCGGTCATGGTGGAGTACGCATTGGTGTAACAGACAAACTCGATATCATTCCGCAGGTATTGTACATGAGCCAATCGAAAGCCCAGGAAATTAATCTTGGTCTCTCTTTGGAATACAATATCAATCCAGATGTAGCATTGTTCATTGGCGGGTATGACCGTCTGGGTGATGCGATCATTGCTGTGGCAGGATTAGAATTCAAAAAAGTGCGGTTAGGATTCAGCTACGATGTAAATACCTCAGCATTAAATGCAGTAAGTAATAACAACGGTGGTTTTGAACTCTCGCTGAGTTACACCGGTTGCCTTGGAGGATTTGTGCTTGATAAACCAATCATGTTCTGCCCGAGGTATTAAGAATTTTTCCTGACTTAATAAATCGCTCATCAAAGCCAATTCGATTGCAGCTTCAGGATGTTTTCAATAAGAAACTTTCAGTAGTCGGTTCAAACAGATTTTAAAAACCATGGAGATGAAATATTTTAGAATAACGTTGTTGCTCGCCTTTCTGCTCAATATCGGAACTGCCTTTTCACAGGATTCGCAGGAGATTCCCATTCAGAAACTTAGTTTTAAAAAGAGCCTGAAGATGGGTGACTATCTATACAGTATTGGTAGTTTTTTTAATGCAGCCCAGTATTATCAGGCGGTAAATGAGAAACAGGCAGGAAATGCATATGTACTCTCACAGATTGCGGATTGCGAATTTAAACTGCGCGATTTTAAAGAGGCTGAAAAATGGTACAAAGAATTAGTGGATGCCAATGATCCATTGTATCCGATGGCGCCTTACTATTATGGTCTGTCGTTAAAGGCGAATGGTAAATATGCGGAAGCAAAAACGGTGTTCAATACATTTGAGAAATCATATAAAGGAGTTAACTCTCAGAACCTGAAAAAATTTGCAAAAAATCAGGCCAAGGGTTGTGATCTTGCTGTGCTGAAAATGCAAACACCCGATACTGTAAAAGTTACACATATCGGTGCGAATGTGAACGCACCTTATACTGAATTCGGACCGATACCCCTTGGTGATACCGCACTTTTGTTTGCTTCCTTGAAATCGGATACAATTATTATGGTGGATGAAATCAAAAAGAACAATGCGTATGCAGAGTTTTATGAATCGAAAAAAAGCGGAGAAAATTTTCAAAAGGCAACTGTTTACACAGGCGCGCCTTTCAATTCTGAGAATTCACATACCGGTAACGGTTGCTTTTCTCCTGATAAGAAAAGATTTTACTTCACCCGATGCGATATGCTGGCCGATTCCATGAAAATGGTTTGCGCCATTTATTTGAGTGAATTAAAGAATGGAAAATGGACCGATCCGCAGAAAATGGACGATAAGATCAACTTCCCGGGATCTACGAATACACAACCTAATATGGGAACATCCAAATTGGGCGACATCTTGTATTGGGTATCTGACAGAACAAATGGCGAAGGCGGCCAGGACATTTGGTTTTCTACCATTGATAAAAACGGCAAGTACGCCAATCCGCAAAGCGTTGGTCGTAAAGTTAACACCGCAGCTAACGAAGCCACACCGTTCTATGATTCCAAAACAGGCACTTTGTATTTCAGCTCGGATGGGCAAATTGGATTGGGCGGTTATGATATTTTCAAGACACGTGGTAATCAAAAGAAATGGGAAACTGCAGTTAACATTGGCTATCCGATTAATTCAAGTGTAGATGATATGTACTACGTGATGGATGATAATGGATATACAGGCTACCTGGTATCTAACCGTCCTGGAACAATTTCAGTAAAGAGTGAAACCTGCTGCGATGATATCTGGAGGGTTGAATATCCTAAAAAAGTATTCTATGCAGTACGCGGTAATGTATATGATCAGGATACCAGACAAGTGATCCCCGGCGCAAAAATTATTTTTCTTGATAAATCTGACAAGCAGATTGGTCAGAGTATTTCGAAGAAGGACACACTTTACTTCTGGAACACCAAACCACAAAATGTCTATTCATTAAAAGCAACGAAGGAAGGCTATTTTACAGGATCGGCCACTTTTTCTGTAACAACAAAAAACGACAACGATACTGCAAGGGTAGATGTATACATTCGGAAAATCCCCAATGAACCTATTCGTGTAAAAAATATTTTCTACGATTTTGACAAAGCCACATTGCGTCCTGAGTCATTCCCACCGTTGGATACTGTTGCAAATTTGTTGATGCTCAATCCAGCGATCATTGTGGAAATTGGCGCTAACACCGATAGTAAGGGCGATGATAAATACAACATGCGCTTGTCTCAGTCACGTGCCCAATCTGTAGTGGATTATCTTGTGCAGAAAGGAATTCCTGCTGAACGTCTGCAAGCAAAAGGATATGGTGAATCAAATCAGATTGCACCCAATACTTTGCCTGACGGTAAGGATAATCCTGAAGGTCGTCAGCTTAACCGTCGTACAGAATTTAAAATCATTGGTACTATTCCTGGTAAGGAATTGATTTATGAGCAGGGTGATCCGGGATTTGATCCTGACCAGATTAAAGAGGATGAGGACAATCAGCCTGAAGAAAAAGAAGAGGAAAAATAAAAGGGTTGCTTAAAAAAAAGCAGTGTAATAAATCTGAAAATGAATTGAACTTCCCGCATTATTTGCGGGAAGTTTTTTTTTGATCAATCCCTATTATCAGTTTTCCGTATTGAATAGCCGAGTAGTAGCCAGCCGGTAATAAAGCACAAACCACCTATTGGTGTAATGATTCCAATGAATGACATTGCAGGAAACATAGACATGCAATAGAGTGAGCCTGAAAATAAGATGATGCCTGTAATAAAAAATATTCCTGCCCGGTTGATATAACGCGAGGTGTTTTTTGCGGCCATTATGCCTGCAACAAGCAAAGCAAGTGTATGATAGAACTGGTATTCAACGCCGGTATGAAAAACCCTTAATGCATCTTCATTCAAAGTGTTTTTCAAGCTGTGAGCGCCAAAGGCACCCAGTGCTACGGCTATTGCGCCTGATAAAGCTCCAGCGGTCAGCAATCTTTTGTTCATGATAAAGTTTTTGTGTGTTATTGAATGGGGATGATGTTGTTCAGAAATGCGAATCACAATGAGAATGACTTCATATTTCAACAGACAAAAATGCTGCGTATTTTTTATTAATGCGGACGAATTTTTCTGCGTTGAATTTTTTCATGCGAAACGAATATTTGTGTGGAAGCTGCCGCAACGAAAACAATGTAAAATTCATCCTGAAATGATAACATGTATCTCTATTTTTGTGAACATAGAAATTAAATCAGCCTTAATAATTTTTTGCTGTCATGAAAATATATACAAGGAAAGGAGATACAGGAACCACTCAATTGATAGGCGGTACAAGGGTTCCCAAGCATCATATCCGCATTGAAGCCTATGGCACAGTTGATGAACTCAACTCCTGGATCGGATGGATACGTGATCTTGCCACAGAGGAAAGAGCAAAAGTGGTATTGAAAGAAATACAGGACCGGTTGTTTACTATCGGATCTCAATTGGCGAGTGATCCTGCTTCATCACGTATGAAGGTGCCTGATCTTCATGAAAGGGATGTGGAGCTTTTAGAAAAGGAGATGGATTATATGAATGAATCACTTCCTGAAATGAGATCATTCCTGCTTCCGGGAGGTCATGTTGCGAATTCTGCTTGTCATGTTGCACGCTGTGTTTGCAGAAGAACGGAACGATTGGTAACACACCTTGATGAAACTGATGTGGTGGAACCACTCATTATTAAATACATCAACAGATTG includes these proteins:
- a CDS encoding PorP/SprF family type IX secretion system membrane protein, which gives rise to MKKITLLVTLIFSVMAGMAQDIHYSQFYSSPLTLNPALTGVNSCNYRVGIMYRSQWSSVSDDPYTTPSISFDINNVLQRIVKTGTLSLGALVLNDKAGAGDLSNLTIAGSIAYQRPLNASRKLNLSIGVQPGYVQKKVDFSKLTFENQFDGQVFNNTLSSNENYVDKFGYFDLNAGVYLTYDFGKNSGVFLGGSFFHLIPPKESFLNSDNKLGMRIVGHGGVRIGVTDKLDIIPQVLYMSQSKAQEINLGLSLEYNINPDVALFIGGYDRLGDAIIAVAGLEFKKVRLGFSYDVNTSALNAVSNNNGGFELSLSYTGCLGGFVLDKPIMFCPRY
- a CDS encoding OmpA family protein — translated: MKYFRITLLLAFLLNIGTAFSQDSQEIPIQKLSFKKSLKMGDYLYSIGSFFNAAQYYQAVNEKQAGNAYVLSQIADCEFKLRDFKEAEKWYKELVDANDPLYPMAPYYYGLSLKANGKYAEAKTVFNTFEKSYKGVNSQNLKKFAKNQAKGCDLAVLKMQTPDTVKVTHIGANVNAPYTEFGPIPLGDTALLFASLKSDTIIMVDEIKKNNAYAEFYESKKSGENFQKATVYTGAPFNSENSHTGNGCFSPDKKRFYFTRCDMLADSMKMVCAIYLSELKNGKWTDPQKMDDKINFPGSTNTQPNMGTSKLGDILYWVSDRTNGEGGQDIWFSTIDKNGKYANPQSVGRKVNTAANEATPFYDSKTGTLYFSSDGQIGLGGYDIFKTRGNQKKWETAVNIGYPINSSVDDMYYVMDDNGYTGYLVSNRPGTISVKSETCCDDIWRVEYPKKVFYAVRGNVYDQDTRQVIPGAKIIFLDKSDKQIGQSISKKDTLYFWNTKPQNVYSLKATKEGYFTGSATFSVTTKNDNDTARVDVYIRKIPNEPIRVKNIFYDFDKATLRPESFPPLDTVANLLMLNPAIIVEIGANTDSKGDDKYNMRLSQSRAQSVVDYLVQKGIPAERLQAKGYGESNQIAPNTLPDGKDNPEGRQLNRRTEFKIIGTIPGKELIYEQGDPGFDPDQIKEDEDNQPEEKEEEK
- a CDS encoding DUF423 domain-containing protein, which produces MNKRLLTAGALSGAIAVALGAFGAHSLKNTLNEDALRVFHTGVEYQFYHTLALLVAGIMAAKNTSRYINRAGIFFITGIILFSGSLYCMSMFPAMSFIGIITPIGGLCFITGWLLLGYSIRKTDNRD
- a CDS encoding cob(I)yrinic acid a,c-diamide adenosyltransferase; the protein is MKIYTRKGDTGTTQLIGGTRVPKHHIRIEAYGTVDELNSWIGWIRDLATEERAKVVLKEIQDRLFTIGSQLASDPASSRMKVPDLHERDVELLEKEMDYMNESLPEMRSFLLPGGHVANSACHVARCVCRRTERLVTHLDETDVVEPLIIKYINRLSDYLFVLARKISANEGVEEVPWKPRL